Within the Rhizobium sp. BG4 genome, the region TTATATCGCTCAATACTAACTCCGAATAGGCTCATAAATTGCATAGAAAGTTTTATTCGCCCGTTCGGCGTTGTCCAGATAAATTGCCAGAGCATATCGATCTGATAGGATCGGCCGCAAATCACATGGGGATAGCATAAGGTGACAACTCTTAAATTGTCGCAGCTGGAAAACCATCTCTGGCGGGCGGCAGACATTCTGCGCGGATCGATCGATTCCGGGGATTACAAGCACTACATTTTCGGTCTTCTGTTCTTCAAGCGCCTCTCCGATGTCTGGGAGCAAGAGTATGACGAGCGGCTGGCGCGCTATCACGATGCTGAGCTCGCCGCCGATCCGGATGAGCACCGTTTCGATATTCCAAAAGGTCATTTCTGGAAGGATGTGCGCAAGCATACAACCGACATCGGCACGCATCTGAACGCCGCCTTCCGCGCCATTGAAGACGCGAACATGAAGCTGCGCGGCGTCTTCCAGGATGTCGATTTCAACAACAAGGAGCGTTTTCCGGATGCTATGCTGGAAAAGCTGCTGCAGCATTTCGAAACCTACCGCCTGAGAAACTCCGATGTCGAGCCGGATGTTCTGGGCCAGGCCTATGAATATCTGATTGCGCAGTTTGCCGATGATGCCGGCAAGAAGGGGGGCGAGTTCTATACTCCAAAGATGGTCGTTCGGCTGATCGTCGAATGCCTGAAGCCGGAAGAAGGCATGTCCATCTATGACCCCACCTGCGGCTCGGGCGGCATGCTTCTGGAGGCGGTGCATCATCTGGAACGGCAGGGAAAGAACCCCAGAAGCCTGTCGCTGTTCGGCCAGGAGCGAAACCTCAACACCTGGGCCATCTGCCAGATGAACCTGTTCCTGCATGATATCGACGACGCTGCTGTGGCGCGCGGCGATACGCTGCTGGAGCCGAAACATCTGACGGGCGATAGCGTTAAGGCCATCCGCACCTTCGACCGCGTGCTGGCCAACCCGCCCTTTTCGCTGAAAAGCTGGGGCCATGATGTCTGGTCGAAGGGCGATGCCTATGGCCGCGACCGCTATGGCTGCCCGCCGAAATCATATGGCGATCTCGCTTTCGTGCAGCATATGGTGGCGAGCCTGAAGGAAGACGGTGTCTGCGGCGTAGTGCTGCCGCATGGCGTGCTGTTCCGCGGCGGCGCCGAGGGCAAGATCCGCGAGGGGTTGATTCGTGATGATTTGATCGAGGCCGTGATCGGCCTGGCGCCCAATCTGTTTTACGGTGCGGGCATTCCGGCCTGTATCCTCATCTTGCGCAAACAGAAGCCTCTCGGGCACAAGGGCCAGATCTTGATCATCAACGGCGCCGAACAGGTAGTGGATGGCAAGAACCAGAACCATCTGTCGGAAGCCAATGTCTCCGCGCTGGCAAAAGCCTTTGGGGATTTTGCCGATGCCGAGCGGCTGGCGCGGGTGGTGCCATCAAGCGAGATCGAGGCGAATGATTTCAACCTTAATATAAGCCGCTATGTGCATCTGGGCAACGAGACGGTAGAAGTGGATGTCGCCGTGGAGGTGGAGAAACTGATCGAGCTTCAGGCTGAGCGGGATACAGCGGAAGCGCGGATGATGAGCTTTCTGCGGGAGCTTGGTTATGTCGCTTAGTGCGGAAGTCATCGAGGGGTTGAAAAATCAATGGTTGAGCGAATTGCCATCCGATTGGCGATTTTCTCGTTTCGGTGACGTCCTTCAAATCAAGCGACGACCAATCGAAGTCCAGGATCATGTCGAGTATGTGCAACCCGTAATCCGACGAGGACACGGCGGGATAGACATCCGCGAAAGACAATTGGGAGCATCAATCAAGACCAAGGCGCAATTTTTGATTCGTGCTGGCGATTGGCTGATGTCCAAAGTCCAGATTTTGCATCGCTCTTACGGGCTTGTGCCATGTGAGTTGGACAAAGCTCTTGCATCCGGCAGCTACTATGCTTTCGAAATCCAGAAAGAGCTTGATCCCAAATACTTGTGGTATTTGTCGCATGCGAACGCTTTCCATAAGTCTTGCGAATTGGCCAGCGTGGGCGTTGTTATCGAAAAGATGGTCTTTCGCGCGACCGACTGGCTCGACTTTGAGTTCCCGCTCCCGCCGCTCCACGAACAGCGTCAGATCGCCGAAATCCTGTCCAGCGTTGATGAGGCCATTGCGGCAACGCGGGCTGTGATTGTGCAGAGCAGAAAGGTCAAGCAGGCCGTGTTGGAACGCCTACTCACCAAAGGCATCGGCCACACACGCTTTAAGCAAACTGAAATCGGGGAGATCCCGGAGGAGTGGCCGCTAACCAGCGCCGACAGTGTCTGCACACAAGTCAGTGTCGGGATCGTTATCAAGCCGTCTCAATATTATGTCGAGAGCGGGGTTCGCTGCTTCCGTTCTGCCAATGTCCGTGAAGGCTTCGTGGAGGATGCAGACTGGGTTTACATCAGTGACGAGGGCAATCGCGTAAACCGGAAATCAGTCCTCCGGACCGGAGACGTTCTTGTTGTCCGAACGGGTTATCCAGGAACCTCTTGTGTGGTGCCGCCGAAATATGATGGAGCCAACTGCATCGATATCATCTTCGCGCGACCGAAGATCGAACTGGTCGCCCCCTACTTTCTTTCAACTTTCATCAACAGTGCAAGCGGGAAAACCCAAGTCCTGAAAGCAGAAGGGGGCTTGGCGCAGAAGCACTTCAATGTGGGGGCAATGAAGCAGATGAAATTGCCGCTGCCACCGCTAAGCGAACAACATGAGATCGTAGCGCATATTCAGGAATTTGCGAACACCGAGGCTGTGCTTGAGCAAACGCTGCAACAGCAGATTGGGTTCAAAGCCGCCCTGATGTCCGACCTCCTCACCGGCCGCAAGCGCGTCACCGACGCCCTGCCCATGGCTGCGGAGTAAGGGCCCCATGAGCCACGGCCCCGAATGGCATTTTGCCGAGCGCCCTACGATCGAGCGTCTCCAGGCCATGGGTTATGGCTTCGTGGCGCAGGCGGAACACGCTGGTTTACGCGAGGGCGAAAACCAGGTTCTCTTTCGGCCGCATCTCATCGACGCGCTGATACGCATCAATGGGATCGACCGCGCCTCTGCCGAGGCTGCCTATGGGGAACTGGCGGCGATCAGCGACAACGAGGCCTGGCTGAAGGTGCTGCGCGGCGATTATGCCCGCAAGGTGACCGGCCAGGAAACGCGTCAGACGCTGCGGGTGATCGATTTTCTCGACCCCGGCAACAACCTGTTTTCCGTGACGCATCAGCTCAGGGTGAAGGCTGAGAATACACGCAAGCCGGATGTCGTGGTCTATGTGAACGGCATCCCGCTTGTTGTGATAGAGGCGAAAAGCCCGTTGAATGTGAAGGACAAGACCGGCGAGGCCTTTGAACAGATCCGGCAATATGAGCGGGACATTCCGCGCCTGTTCTTCTCCAATGTCTTCAACATCGTCACCGACGGCGCGCTGGTGCTCTATGGCGCGACCGGCGCCGGCTCCAAATACTTCGCGGAGTGGCGTGACCCCTGGCCGAAGCTGGAGGCTGATTTTCCCGATACACTCTCCAAGGGCCTCTGGTGCCTGCTGGAGCCAAGCCGGCTGCTGGATCTGATCGCGCATTACGTCGTCTTCGAAAAGACCGAGACGGGCACGATCAAGAAGATATGCCGCTACCAGCAGTTCCGCGCCGTCAATCGCATCGTTGAGCGCGTCATTGGGGGCAAGCACCGGCAGGGGCTGATCTGGCACACGCAGGGCAGCGGCAAATCGCTGACCATGGTCTTTGCCGCTCTGAAGCTGAAGACGCACCGGACTATCCAATCCGAGCGGCTCACCAACCCGAACATTCTGGTGCTGACCGACCGCGTGGACCTGCATTCGCAGATCAGCGGAACCTTCGTCGCCTGCGGCCTGCCGAACCCGACGACGATCGAGAGCATCAAGGACCTGCATGCGCTGATCTGCAGCGGTAAGGACGGGCACACGGCGCTTTCCACCATCTTCAAGTTCCAGGGCTCGAAAGAGGCGATGGCCAATTCCGAAAACTGGATCGTGATGGTGGACGAGGCCCACCGCACCCAGGAAAAGGATCTCGGCGCCTATCTGCGCGCGACGCTGCCCAACGCCCGCTTCTTCGGCTTTACCGGCACGCCGGTGAAGAAAGACGACAAGAACACTTACGAGAATTTTGGCGTGCCGGGAGAAGGCTATCTCGACAAATACGGCATCGACGACGCCGTGGCCGATGGTGCGACCGTGCCGATCTACTATACCGGCCGCAAGACCGACTGGCATATTGACGAGGCGAAGATCGACATTCTGTTCGACACCTGGTTTTCCGAGCTGGACGACGACAAGCTGAACGAGATCAAGAAGCGCGGCCTGCAGATCGAGGATCTGGTCAAGCATCCGCGCCGCATCGAGCTGATCGCCTATGATATCTGGACGCATTTCAAGCAGTATGCCCGGCCTGATGGTTTCAAGGCGCAGATCGTCGCCATCGATCGCGAGGCGGTGATCCTCTACAAGCAGGCACTGACCAAGGTCATTGCCGAGGATCTAAAGGCCGAGGGCATGGAGCCCACTGAGGCGCTCGCCCGCGCCGATGCCATGTCGGCCTGCGTCTATTCGATCAACCAGGAAGACAGCAAGCCAAGCGAGGATCCGCACAAACAGGCGATCCGCACCGAGCTGAAGGCGCAGTATCTCGATCCCGAGGCGGAGAAGCTGGCGAAGAAGGCTTTTGGCCGCAAGGGCGACGACCCGCAGTTCCTCATCGTCTGCGACAAGCTGCTGACAGGTTTCGACTGCCCGATCGAAAGCGTGATGTATCTCGACAAGCCGCTGAAAGAGCACGGATTGCTGCAGGCGATTGCCCGCACCAACCGCGTTTCCGACGCCAGGAAGCGCAACGGGCTGATCGTCGATTACATCGGCGTCTCCGGCCATCTGGAGGAGGCGCTGTCCTCTTACCGCGCCGATGATGTGAAGAACGCCATGCGCGACTTGGACGATCTGCGCAATCAGCTACGGGCTGCGCATTCCGCCGTAGCCGCGCCGATGAAGCCGCTGAAGCGCAAGGCGAGCGACAAGGATGCGCTAAAGGCGAAATACGACGCCTTCGTGAAGCTGCTGGGCACCGAGGACAAGTGGTTCGACTTCAAGGCGAAGGCCCGCAGTTTCATCGCGCTTTATGAAACGCTGAGCCCGGACCCGAGCGTGCTGGAGTTCACCGTCGATCTGAAGTGGGTGGCTAACTTCCTGCTCTATGGCACGCAGCACTTCGAAAAGCGCCAGGCCTTCGACCAGATGAACTACAGCGAAAAGATCCGCGAGATGCTGGAGAAGCACCTGGAGGCGACGGGTCTGAGCGTCACCGTCAAGTTGCGTCACATCACCGATCCGGAGTTCTGGGAGGATTTCGATCCTGATGGCAAAACCGAGGAAGACCTGATGACCGCGGCGATCCGCAAAACAACGGAGCTGCGTAAGACCGTGACCGAGCGGATCGACGACGGCCCGCATCAATATGGCAAGTTTTCCGAGCGCCTGCGGCAACTTCTGGAAAAGCTGGAAAGCGCGCAGCTTTCCTGGTCAGAAAAGCTCAAGGCGGCGGAAGAGCTGGCGAAGGACATCACTGCCGAGGATGCGGCCCATGTCGAAGCGGGTCTCTCCTCCGGCGCCTACGGCCTCCTGCAGATCCTCAACGGCTTCACCTCGGGACCGGAGGGCGAGGCCCTGGCGCTCCGCCTGGAGGGGCTCTACACCGACCCCGTCACCGCGCCTTTCGGTTGGTGGGAAAAGGATGGTCTGCGCAAGAGCCTGCGCCAGCAGGTACGGTCTATGGCGCATCTGGCCGGCCTGACGCAGCTCAGGGAGATCCCGGAAGAGGTCGAGGCTTACGCGCTCAAGCATTTTGCTGGGCAGTGACATGGCCGTCTATCGCATAGGTAGCCAAGACATCGAATACACCCTGCGGCGCTCGCTGAGGGCGCGCAAGGCGAGCCTAAGCGTCACCCCAAAATCCTTCGAGCTCCTGGTGCCTGAAGCAGCCACCGATGAACAGATCAGCGCCGTGCTGGACCGCCGGCGCGCCTGGATCATCGAGACCGTGCAACATATGGCAGAACGCGCCAGGGCGCAGACGCGCGTCTACCAGTTCGTGACCGGTGCCAAGATCCCCTATCGCGGCCGGATGACGAGGCTCACCATCGAGCCCTTCGATGGCTCCCTCGTCGAGGTCAGCTTCCGTAACGGCTTCCAAATACGCAAGCCCGCCGACCTGTCGCCGGAGTCATCCGACACCATCATCGAGAGCGCACTCCGTCTCTGGCTGAAACGCCGCGTGCGAGACGACGCCCGTGCCTTTATCGATCGGCACGGCGAGCGGCATGGGCTGAAGCCGCGTAGCGTGCAGATCAAGGACCAAAAGCACTTATGGGGCAGTTGTGGCAAAGACCGCCGGATCAACCTGAACTGGCATCTAGTTTTCGCCCCGGTCCCCGTACTCGAATATGCCGTTGTCCACGAGATGTGTCATCTAAAGTACCGCAACCATGAGCCCAGATTCTGGGATCTAGTGGGTCGTGTCTTGCCAGACTGGGAAGCGCGAAAGCAATGGCTCGACAACAACGAGAATTTCCTCGGTTGGGAGACGCTGAAGGTGTCTTAAGGTAATCCCTTTGCTTTGGCGGGGCGGAGTGAGGACCTCGGCGAGGCTACTGTCACACTCAAATCAAATGAACATTTGTAGCGCGCTGGCGACCTTGGTTATCGAGATCCACATCAAAAGTTGCCATTTTGCCAGATTGTAGCCCGGCCCAAATCAGGTCTGACACTATTGCACGCGCAAGGAAATATTCACGGTTAGATGGATCGACGAGAAAACCGAAATTAGGTTTTCGGCCCTTCTCTTTGAGACTGCCAATGAGACCCGATATTGATGTCCTGTGGTCGGTAGCTTCTAGTTCTCCGATCAGCTTGTCCAACAAGGCGACAATCTCATTCCCGGTACGGACATTCTTGGTTTGCAGAGCCTGAACAACCGATGATCGCGCTTTTCTTAGGTGCCCCGTCATCTTGGCGTCGATTATCCTAGGGTCAAGGGAAGAGAGAAAATCTGCGAAAGCTGCAAAAGGAGCTTCAAGGTCTGCATCTATGCCAACGGCAGCCTTATGAGCGATCATGCGTTGAAAATTCTGTGTTTGGAGATCCGCAAAAATCAATTTGGTTCGCATGTTTGAAAGTGGCGCCGCTGTCTCCGACGAAAGGATGTCCATAGCCCCTTCGAAATCGAAGTCGTACATCTTTGCTCTTGCCAGTTCTCGCTTTATATCGACAGAATCTGGGTCTCTTTTC harbors:
- a CDS encoding type I restriction-modification system subunit M, with translation MTTLKLSQLENHLWRAADILRGSIDSGDYKHYIFGLLFFKRLSDVWEQEYDERLARYHDAELAADPDEHRFDIPKGHFWKDVRKHTTDIGTHLNAAFRAIEDANMKLRGVFQDVDFNNKERFPDAMLEKLLQHFETYRLRNSDVEPDVLGQAYEYLIAQFADDAGKKGGEFYTPKMVVRLIVECLKPEEGMSIYDPTCGSGGMLLEAVHHLERQGKNPRSLSLFGQERNLNTWAICQMNLFLHDIDDAAVARGDTLLEPKHLTGDSVKAIRTFDRVLANPPFSLKSWGHDVWSKGDAYGRDRYGCPPKSYGDLAFVQHMVASLKEDGVCGVVLPHGVLFRGGAEGKIREGLIRDDLIEAVIGLAPNLFYGAGIPACILILRKQKPLGHKGQILIINGAEQVVDGKNQNHLSEANVSALAKAFGDFADAERLARVVPSSEIEANDFNLNISRYVHLGNETVEVDVAVEVEKLIELQAERDTAEARMMSFLRELGYVA
- a CDS encoding restriction endonuclease subunit S, producing MSLSAEVIEGLKNQWLSELPSDWRFSRFGDVLQIKRRPIEVQDHVEYVQPVIRRGHGGIDIRERQLGASIKTKAQFLIRAGDWLMSKVQILHRSYGLVPCELDKALASGSYYAFEIQKELDPKYLWYLSHANAFHKSCELASVGVVIEKMVFRATDWLDFEFPLPPLHEQRQIAEILSSVDEAIAATRAVIVQSRKVKQAVLERLLTKGIGHTRFKQTEIGEIPEEWPLTSADSVCTQVSVGIVIKPSQYYVESGVRCFRSANVREGFVEDADWVYISDEGNRVNRKSVLRTGDVLVVRTGYPGTSCVVPPKYDGANCIDIIFARPKIELVAPYFLSTFINSASGKTQVLKAEGGLAQKHFNVGAMKQMKLPLPPLSEQHEIVAHIQEFANTEAVLEQTLQQQIGFKAALMSDLLTGRKRVTDALPMAAE
- a CDS encoding HsdR family type I site-specific deoxyribonuclease, coding for MSHGPEWHFAERPTIERLQAMGYGFVAQAEHAGLREGENQVLFRPHLIDALIRINGIDRASAEAAYGELAAISDNEAWLKVLRGDYARKVTGQETRQTLRVIDFLDPGNNLFSVTHQLRVKAENTRKPDVVVYVNGIPLVVIEAKSPLNVKDKTGEAFEQIRQYERDIPRLFFSNVFNIVTDGALVLYGATGAGSKYFAEWRDPWPKLEADFPDTLSKGLWCLLEPSRLLDLIAHYVVFEKTETGTIKKICRYQQFRAVNRIVERVIGGKHRQGLIWHTQGSGKSLTMVFAALKLKTHRTIQSERLTNPNILVLTDRVDLHSQISGTFVACGLPNPTTIESIKDLHALICSGKDGHTALSTIFKFQGSKEAMANSENWIVMVDEAHRTQEKDLGAYLRATLPNARFFGFTGTPVKKDDKNTYENFGVPGEGYLDKYGIDDAVADGATVPIYYTGRKTDWHIDEAKIDILFDTWFSELDDDKLNEIKKRGLQIEDLVKHPRRIELIAYDIWTHFKQYARPDGFKAQIVAIDREAVILYKQALTKVIAEDLKAEGMEPTEALARADAMSACVYSINQEDSKPSEDPHKQAIRTELKAQYLDPEAEKLAKKAFGRKGDDPQFLIVCDKLLTGFDCPIESVMYLDKPLKEHGLLQAIARTNRVSDARKRNGLIVDYIGVSGHLEEALSSYRADDVKNAMRDLDDLRNQLRAAHSAVAAPMKPLKRKASDKDALKAKYDAFVKLLGTEDKWFDFKAKARSFIALYETLSPDPSVLEFTVDLKWVANFLLYGTQHFEKRQAFDQMNYSEKIREMLEKHLEATGLSVTVKLRHITDPEFWEDFDPDGKTEEDLMTAAIRKTTELRKTVTERIDDGPHQYGKFSERLRQLLEKLESAQLSWSEKLKAAEELAKDITAEDAAHVEAGLSSGAYGLLQILNGFTSGPEGEALALRLEGLYTDPVTAPFGWWEKDGLRKSLRQQVRSMAHLAGLTQLREIPEEVEAYALKHFAGQ
- a CDS encoding SprT family zinc-dependent metalloprotease gives rise to the protein MAVYRIGSQDIEYTLRRSLRARKASLSVTPKSFELLVPEAATDEQISAVLDRRRAWIIETVQHMAERARAQTRVYQFVTGAKIPYRGRMTRLTIEPFDGSLVEVSFRNGFQIRKPADLSPESSDTIIESALRLWLKRRVRDDARAFIDRHGERHGLKPRSVQIKDQKHLWGSCGKDRRINLNWHLVFAPVPVLEYAVVHEMCHLKYRNHEPRFWDLVGRVLPDWEARKQWLDNNENFLGWETLKVS